From Acanthopagrus latus isolate v.2019 chromosome 22, fAcaLat1.1, whole genome shotgun sequence, the proteins below share one genomic window:
- the batf3 gene encoding basic leucine zipper transcriptional factor ATF-like 3: MSDCDSSCHAHQKDHLCEGCEGSDDGDRRLKRREKNRVAAQKSRKRQTQRADLLHEACELLEQRNRKLKREVDSLSEEQQRLTEALRAHEPFCPIMHCSFASSTSSGLQPDSMAARSV, translated from the exons ATGTCAGACTGCGACTCTTCCTGCCATGCTCATCAGAAGGACCACCTCTGTGAAGGGTGTGAG GGCTCAGACGACGGAGACAGGAGGCTGAAGAGGCGAGAGAAGAACAGAGTTGCGGCCCAGAAAAGTcgaaagagacaaacacagagagctgaCCTACTGCatgag GCCTGTGAGCTGTTGGAGCAGAGGAACAGGAAGCTGAAAAGAGAG GTAGACTCTCTGTCCGAGGAGCAGCAGCGGCTGACCGAAGCCCTCAGGGCCCACGAGCCTTTCTGTCCCATCATGCACTGCTCCTtcgcctcctccacctcgtccGGCCTGCAGCCCGACAGCATGGCCGCCCGCTCCgtctga